From the genome of Leptolyngbya iicbica LK, one region includes:
- a CDS encoding carboxypeptidase-like regulatory domain-containing protein: MKGFGSALRSGLQHLGIVAIAMGSLPGVAIAHGAHIQARTATAMEIQATYDSGEPLAEATVQVFAPDDPQTPVYTGLTDADGKFVFVPTAPGNWEVSVRQAGHGDIAVVPVESEGAIASTFTNDAGLSLLQRGIVAGAVTWGCVGTALFFGRRGKQ, encoded by the coding sequence ATGAAGGGGTTCGGTTCAGCGCTGCGTAGCGGTCTCCAACACTTAGGCATCGTGGCGATCGCGATGGGCAGCTTGCCCGGAGTCGCGATCGCCCACGGGGCGCATATTCAAGCGCGCACCGCCACGGCGATGGAAATTCAAGCCACCTATGACTCGGGTGAGCCGCTGGCGGAGGCGACGGTGCAGGTCTTTGCGCCCGATGATCCGCAGACGCCGGTATACACTGGCCTGACGGATGCCGACGGCAAATTTGTGTTTGTGCCCACAGCTCCGGGCAATTGGGAGGTGTCGGTGCGGCAAGCGGGGCATGGTGATATTGCCGTCGTCCCCGTCGAGTCTGAGGGGGCGATCGCCAGTACCTTTACGAATGATGCCGGTCTGAGTCTGCTACAGCGCGGGATCGTAGCGGGGGCGGTAACCTGGGGCTGTGTCGGCACGGCATTGTTTTTTGGGCGACGAGGTAAGCAATAG
- a CDS encoding DUF4382 domain-containing protein: MNRFLTQAAIAASLPTLLLACSPQTTPDADTTSESAPEEEVAAATDGTGELTIRANGEDFVRQGFVTKDGWEVSFDHVYVTLTGITAYQSDPPFDAEAGGTPEATETVAIAETVTVDLAEGDDNAEPIMVKSVEAPAGRYNALSWQMMPAAEGPAAGQTIWMQGTATKAGETIDFVVKLDPELEYVCGDFVGDERKGILNADEAADLEATFHFDHLFGDGEAPADDDINTGALGFDPLAAIADGGTLDVDMAALEAQLTPEEYQTLMGILPSLGHVGEGHCEETQLVDS; the protein is encoded by the coding sequence ATGAATCGATTTTTGACTCAAGCCGCGATCGCTGCCTCCCTGCCTACACTGCTGCTTGCCTGTAGCCCCCAAACCACTCCGGACGCCGACACCACTTCCGAATCGGCCCCCGAAGAAGAAGTCGCTGCGGCCACCGATGGCACGGGCGAGTTAACCATTCGAGCGAATGGTGAAGACTTTGTCCGTCAGGGGTTTGTGACCAAAGATGGCTGGGAAGTCAGCTTTGACCATGTGTACGTCACCCTAACGGGGATTACCGCCTACCAGAGCGATCCGCCATTCGACGCCGAGGCTGGGGGCACCCCCGAAGCGACCGAAACCGTCGCTATTGCCGAAACTGTGACGGTCGACTTGGCGGAGGGCGACGACAATGCTGAACCCATCATGGTGAAATCCGTTGAAGCGCCCGCCGGTCGCTACAATGCCTTGTCTTGGCAGATGATGCCCGCTGCGGAGGGACCTGCCGCTGGCCAAACCATTTGGATGCAAGGGACGGCTACCAAAGCGGGCGAGACCATCGACTTTGTCGTGAAGCTTGATCCCGAGCTGGAGTATGTGTGTGGCGACTTTGTCGGCGACGAGCGCAAAGGCATTCTCAATGCTGATGAAGCGGCTGATTTAGAGGCCACCTTCCACTTTGATCATTTATTTGGCGATGGCGAAGCGCCTGCCGATGACGACATCAATACCGGAGCGCTGGGCTTCGATCCGCTGGCGGCGATCGCGGATGGTGGCACCCTCGATGTGGATATGGCCGCGCTGGAGGCCCAACTAACGCCCGAAGAATACCAAACCCTGATGGGAATTTTGCCCAGTCTCGGCCACGTGGGCGAGGGGCACTGCGAGGAAACTCAACTGGTGGATAGCTAA
- a CDS encoding ArnT family glycosyltransferase — MTSLVLRRYWRILLLLLGLRLIYWLGAFPNPDEAYYWLWGQHLDWSYFDHPPFHAWVQGIFAAAFGRSPFVLRLPNFITTGLLLGLYWVICQRLYGRQGGNAFWLTGLLLLSSPLFFLFLAMAWHDHWLIWFGTAASYCLIRFLNRDRPHSYAWLYAAGLLIGLAGLSKYVALFLGVGFLVAIATHPRWRSLFTNGHLYGAITLALLVMTPVFWWNSQHDWASFQFYLGRSVQTPSSTINWFGPIGFALLSALLFGPLHSWLTWRCPQRGFTSAFGATYQRVALIIFATSSLLLAALSLIAPVLYYWNILAYPLLFPLLAGQFLSSQRSHQVRDRHLLNTTLGLGTVVATLLVVHFTFMPISALIADTGDDDTRMVYGWQLTAEWLKREAAPFAEPPLLLTTDYRSASALAYLLNDPTVLAISGRIDQFDFWYDAAQLDGRAGLLLGDDWHPICPTHLAMFDETTPPKTFAAQQWGTFIKQYTLVGGDGFRAQGNTADPLSPDYPLAFTTDGERCASP, encoded by the coding sequence ATGACTTCTTTAGTACTGCGCCGCTACTGGCGCATTCTTTTATTACTGCTGGGCCTGCGACTCATCTATTGGCTGGGGGCGTTTCCCAATCCTGATGAGGCATATTACTGGCTGTGGGGGCAGCATCTCGACTGGTCTTATTTTGACCATCCGCCCTTTCACGCCTGGGTGCAGGGCATATTTGCAGCGGCTTTTGGGCGATCGCCCTTCGTTCTACGGCTGCCCAACTTCATCACGACGGGCTTGCTATTGGGGCTGTATTGGGTCATTTGCCAACGCTTGTATGGTCGTCAGGGGGGCAATGCCTTTTGGCTCACAGGCTTGCTGCTGCTCTCTTCGCCGTTATTTTTCTTGTTCTTAGCCATGGCCTGGCACGACCACTGGCTGATCTGGTTTGGGACGGCGGCCAGCTATTGTCTGATTCGTTTCCTGAACCGCGATCGCCCCCACTCTTATGCCTGGCTGTATGCCGCTGGGCTGCTCATCGGGTTGGCAGGGCTGTCTAAATATGTGGCGCTGTTTTTGGGGGTGGGCTTTTTGGTGGCGATCGCTACCCACCCCCGCTGGCGATCGCTCTTCACAAACGGACACCTGTATGGTGCGATCACCCTGGCCTTGCTCGTGATGACCCCGGTGTTTTGGTGGAACTCGCAGCACGATTGGGCTTCCTTTCAGTTTTATTTAGGTCGCAGCGTCCAGACCCCATCATCCACAATTAACTGGTTTGGCCCCATCGGGTTTGCGCTGCTCAGCGCCTTGCTCTTTGGCCCGCTGCATAGTTGGCTCACCTGGCGCTGCCCCCAGCGAGGCTTTACGTCAGCCTTTGGGGCGACTTATCAGCGAGTCGCGCTCATCATTTTCGCCACGTCTTCGTTGCTGCTCGCGGCGTTGTCCCTCATCGCGCCCGTCCTTTATTACTGGAACATTCTGGCCTATCCGCTGTTGTTTCCCTTACTGGCGGGGCAGTTTCTCAGTTCCCAGCGATCGCATCAGGTACGCGATCGCCACCTGCTTAATACGACTCTCGGGTTGGGCACCGTCGTCGCAACCCTCCTCGTTGTTCATTTCACCTTCATGCCGATTTCCGCCCTGATCGCCGACACGGGAGACGATGATACCCGCATGGTGTATGGTTGGCAGCTGACCGCTGAGTGGCTCAAGCGCGAGGCCGCCCCCTTTGCTGAACCGCCGCTGCTGTTAACAACCGATTATCGTTCTGCCTCGGCGCTGGCTTACCTGCTGAATGACCCAACCGTGCTGGCGATTTCGGGGCGGATTGACCAGTTTGACTTTTGGTACGATGCCGCCCAGCTCGATGGGCGGGCGGGCCTGCTGTTAGGAGACGACTGGCACCCCATTTGCCCCACGCATCTGGCCATGTTTGACGAGACCACCCCGCCCAAAACGTTTGCCGCACAGCAATGGGGCACCTTCATCAAGCAATACACCCTGGTGGGCGGCGACGGATTTCGCGCTCAAGGCAACACCGCGGACCCGCTCAGCCCCGACTACCCGCTAGCCTTCACCACCGATGGCGAAAGGTGTGCGAGTCCCTAA
- a CDS encoding type IV pilin-like G/H family protein, translating into MNCHRWLIVSGSLLSTTLTAGCLGFFSPPGGGVAPAPDTTASETAQIRTILGSLTRGQQAYYLENGQFASAIADLDIGVRPGEGGYQVEIADLQPTQVVMTATPETPGNPNFAAGVFAIEGANGTTTVVAQCESEAGIPLPRLEGTEAVCDNAQ; encoded by the coding sequence ATGAATTGCCATCGGTGGTTGATTGTATCCGGCAGCCTATTATCGACAACGCTAACGGCTGGCTGCCTAGGCTTCTTCTCGCCACCGGGAGGTGGAGTCGCCCCTGCCCCCGACACGACCGCTTCCGAAACGGCTCAAATTCGCACCATTTTGGGGTCTTTGACGCGGGGACAGCAGGCTTATTATCTGGAGAATGGGCAATTTGCCAGCGCGATCGCCGATCTTGATATTGGGGTCCGCCCGGGTGAAGGCGGCTATCAGGTGGAAATCGCTGATCTGCAGCCGACTCAGGTGGTGATGACGGCCACACCCGAAACCCCGGGCAATCCTAATTTTGCGGCGGGCGTATTTGCGATCGAGGGGGCTAACGGTACCACGACAGTGGTCGCCCAGTGTGAATCCGAAGCGGGCATTCCCCTTCCCCGGTTAGAAGGTACTGAAGCCGTCTGCGATAACGCTCAATAG
- a CDS encoding GAF domain-containing protein gives MVVTNGCFVDWSQLASELDFEVIAKLNSPLLERSQSPGHSFADLLAPLNRDICHEVIHQVELQLQVVTQTLAMLESQTFDVILQDMLSTFALKVGEILNADRTTVFLVDHNRQELWSTVTETDHSTAGIEIRLPWHQGIAGEVACTKTTINVPFDFYDDVRSGAAKKLEAQTGYRTYTLMALPVIDQHGEVLAVVEVLNKCLPDADPRVPLIHRIDLQGFTQADEVLFASFRDVFRLILESSQAFFQAAKRQKSATLLVKATQALNYSGSSLAATLHRVKQEAQYLLEADHSTIWLLDRDRGDLWTDLPLPDGTTHRMRSPIGDGYVGQVAETGTILNLPCDVYARPDSQLAQRVDREGHYRTYSLLCMPVFDTAGQLIAVTQVFNKYRSGISPISVVPEPANVEVPTCFKTSFTDDDEFFMLAFNIHAGAAIERALKHEQLQAEVAQLQAENERLKAQLSH, from the coding sequence ATGGTTGTCACTAACGGGTGTTTTGTTGATTGGTCGCAACTGGCCTCAGAGCTAGATTTTGAAGTCATTGCCAAATTAAATTCGCCGCTGCTGGAGCGATCGCAATCTCCCGGACATTCCTTTGCTGATCTGTTAGCTCCGCTCAATCGCGATATTTGCCACGAGGTGATTCATCAGGTTGAGTTGCAATTGCAGGTAGTGACACAAACCCTGGCGATGCTCGAAAGCCAAACCTTCGACGTGATTTTGCAAGACATGTTGAGCACCTTTGCCCTCAAGGTGGGGGAAATTCTCAACGCCGATCGCACCACCGTCTTTCTGGTTGATCACAATCGTCAAGAGCTGTGGTCAACCGTCACGGAAACGGATCACTCCACCGCCGGCATCGAAATTCGTCTGCCGTGGCACCAAGGCATTGCGGGCGAAGTGGCCTGCACCAAAACCACGATCAATGTGCCGTTCGATTTTTATGATGATGTGCGCTCCGGGGCGGCCAAAAAGCTGGAAGCGCAGACTGGCTATCGCACCTACACGTTAATGGCGTTACCCGTGATCGATCAGCATGGAGAAGTGCTCGCCGTTGTGGAGGTGTTGAATAAATGTCTGCCGGATGCCGATCCCCGTGTGCCTCTCATTCACCGGATCGATCTGCAAGGCTTTACGCAAGCGGATGAGGTGCTGTTTGCTAGCTTTCGGGATGTGTTCCGGCTGATCTTAGAAAGCTCACAAGCCTTCTTTCAGGCGGCTAAGCGCCAAAAATCGGCCACTTTGTTGGTGAAGGCGACCCAAGCCCTGAACTATAGCGGGTCTTCGCTAGCGGCCACCCTGCATCGGGTTAAGCAAGAGGCGCAATATTTGCTGGAAGCGGACCACAGCACGATTTGGCTATTAGATCGCGATCGCGGCGACCTGTGGACTGATTTGCCGCTGCCCGATGGCACCACGCACCGCATGCGATCGCCCATTGGCGACGGCTACGTCGGTCAAGTCGCGGAAACGGGAACCATTTTGAACTTGCCCTGTGACGTGTACGCTCGCCCCGATTCGCAACTGGCTCAACGGGTTGATCGCGAGGGCCATTACCGCACCTATAGCCTGCTCTGTATGCCTGTCTTTGATACCGCCGGACAACTCATTGCCGTCACGCAAGTATTCAATAAATATCGCTCTGGCATCTCGCCCATTTCAGTGGTGCCCGAGCCAGCCAATGTGGAAGTGCCGACCTGCTTTAAGACCAGCTTTACCGACGACGATGAGTTTTTTATGCTGGCGTTCAACATTCACGCAGGAGCGGCGATCGAACGGGCCTTGAAACATGAGCAGTTGCAAGCAGAGGTCGCTCAGCTCCAGGCTGAAAATGAGCGCTTAAAAGCGCAACTGTCCCATTAG
- the fabG gene encoding 3-oxoacyl-ACP reductase FabG, with protein sequence MQTEPTEFMRDRHVLVTGGTGGLGRGVTAVLLAQGASVTIPYIKSQGVEAFQAQLSEAERSRVRFVSADMSNEASVISLIQSHDRLDATIHLVGGFAMGPTADFSFAEWRQQLDLNLNTTFLVCKHSLQKMLQQDYGRIVTVGSRGAVQPTGQLAAYCASKAGVVALTQAIADETKGTGVTANVVLPSVIDTPGNREAMGADQADQWVTPESLGQVIAFLASPAAKDIRGAAVPVYGQT encoded by the coding sequence ATGCAGACAGAGCCAACAGAGTTTATGCGCGATCGCCACGTATTGGTCACTGGGGGCACGGGCGGTTTGGGGCGCGGCGTCACCGCCGTGTTGCTCGCCCAAGGCGCCTCGGTCACAATTCCCTACATCAAGTCCCAGGGGGTGGAAGCCTTCCAGGCACAACTGTCGGAAGCGGAGCGATCGCGGGTGCGGTTCGTCTCCGCCGATATGAGCAACGAAGCTTCAGTGATCTCGTTAATTCAGAGTCACGATCGCCTGGATGCCACCATTCATTTGGTGGGGGGCTTTGCCATGGGGCCGACTGCCGACTTTAGTTTTGCCGAATGGCGACAGCAGTTGGACTTAAATTTGAACACCACGTTTCTGGTCTGTAAGCACAGCTTGCAAAAAATGCTGCAGCAAGACTATGGCCGCATTGTCACCGTGGGATCACGGGGGGCGGTGCAGCCAACCGGACAGTTGGCCGCCTATTGTGCCTCGAAGGCCGGTGTCGTGGCGCTGACCCAAGCGATCGCCGACGAAACCAAAGGCACTGGCGTCACGGCGAATGTGGTTTTACCCAGCGTGATCGACACCCCCGGCAATCGTGAGGCCATGGGGGCAGACCAAGCTGACCAGTGGGTAACGCCCGAGTCACTGGGCCAAGTGATTGCCTTTCTCGCTTCCCCCGCTGCCAAAGATATTCGGGGAGCGGCAGTGCCGGTATATGGCCAAACTTGA
- a CDS encoding CPBP family intramembrane glutamic endopeptidase, producing MAKLDPTTVFAQPTFRRLLGVIVLMWVVLGVLLAIATLNQGVAATDPLLTPIFYLIVFGGGSLWVLWQYRRRQVNLKMLVGPWPEHPDWPAWLGLWMASFMFSLGAFQLSFVALSYWSPDWVTTTLAESLFLDADATAIPWLYNLLMVLLLVVAAPVLEEFLFRGFLLHRWGTRWNPPLAVLLTSVLFGVLHGNVIGLTLFGLVLALLYLRTNSLGVAIAIHALNNAIAASLEVISRFTGNTEPTSLEDFRAGIWFGAILLGVSLPFLVKFIRRSWPTKDTPLPYWANRDRTLAP from the coding sequence ATGGCCAAACTTGACCCCACAACCGTCTTTGCACAACCCACCTTTCGGCGTTTGTTAGGCGTCATTGTTTTGATGTGGGTCGTCTTGGGGGTATTGCTGGCGATCGCCACCTTAAACCAGGGCGTCGCCGCTACGGATCCCCTGTTGACCCCCATTTTTTACCTCATTGTGTTTGGGGGCGGCAGCCTGTGGGTGCTCTGGCAATATCGCCGCCGCCAGGTCAACCTCAAAATGTTAGTGGGGCCATGGCCTGAGCATCCAGACTGGCCCGCTTGGTTGGGCCTCTGGATGGCTTCTTTTATGTTTTCGCTTGGGGCGTTTCAGCTATCGTTTGTGGCGTTGTCTTACTGGTCGCCAGACTGGGTCACCACCACCTTGGCTGAGTCGCTATTTTTGGACGCAGACGCCACGGCGATTCCCTGGCTGTACAACCTGCTGATGGTGCTACTGCTGGTTGTTGCCGCCCCAGTGCTCGAAGAGTTTTTGTTTCGGGGCTTTTTGCTGCATCGCTGGGGCACCCGTTGGAATCCGCCGCTGGCAGTATTACTGACCTCGGTGCTATTTGGTGTTCTGCACGGCAATGTCATTGGGCTCACGCTGTTTGGTTTGGTGTTGGCCTTGCTGTATTTGCGCACTAACAGCTTAGGCGTCGCGATCGCCATTCATGCGCTCAACAATGCGATCGCGGCCAGTCTCGAAGTCATCTCGCGCTTCACGGGCAATACGGAACCCACCTCGCTAGAGGACTTCCGTGCCGGCATCTGGTTTGGCGCCATCTTGCTGGGCGTATCTCTCCCGTTTTTGGTCAAGTTCATTCGCCGCAGTTGGCCAACCAAAGACACCCCCTTGCCCTATTGGGCCAATCGCGATCGCACCTTGGCACCGTGA
- a CDS encoding rhomboid family intramembrane serine protease, translating to MVPLKDDNPIKITPYVTYGLIAVNLLVFLYELTLSPVELMTFFRTWAVVPEQLTQALQAPGGVTIFTVHEWFTLVSAQFMHAGFLHVGGNMLYLWIFGNNVEEELGHARFLFFYLICGVLATLAQWFFGMYSEVPSLGASGAIAGVMGAYIFRFPDVRILTIVPLGFLFLPLRIPAMFYLGIWFLQQAAYGLTSLNAPANIGMAEGGIAYWAHAGGFVFGALIGPLLGLLDNSTEPLSAED from the coding sequence GTGGTCCCTCTCAAAGATGACAACCCGATCAAAATTACGCCCTATGTGACCTATGGCTTAATTGCCGTAAATTTGCTGGTGTTTTTGTACGAATTAACGCTGTCGCCAGTGGAACTGATGACGTTTTTTCGGACTTGGGCGGTGGTGCCAGAGCAGCTCACTCAAGCGCTGCAAGCACCTGGCGGCGTCACCATCTTTACGGTCCACGAGTGGTTCACTCTGGTTTCGGCCCAGTTTATGCATGCGGGCTTTTTGCACGTCGGCGGCAACATGCTCTATCTGTGGATCTTTGGGAACAACGTTGAAGAAGAACTCGGCCACGCTCGCTTTCTTTTCTTCTACTTGATCTGCGGCGTTCTAGCGACGTTGGCGCAGTGGTTCTTTGGTATGTATTCCGAAGTGCCTTCGCTGGGGGCTAGTGGTGCGATCGCAGGTGTTATGGGCGCTTACATCTTTCGCTTTCCGGATGTTCGTATTCTGACGATTGTGCCGCTGGGATTCTTGTTTTTGCCCCTGCGAATTCCGGCAATGTTCTACCTGGGCATTTGGTTTTTGCAGCAGGCAGCCTACGGCTTAACGAGTCTCAACGCTCCGGCCAATATCGGCATGGCGGAAGGAGGCATTGCCTACTGGGCTCACGCTGGCGGGTTTGTGTTTGGGGCGCTCATCGGCCCGCTTTTAGGCTTGTTAGACAACTCGACAGAGCCGCTATCTGCGGAGGATTAA
- a CDS encoding DUF1830 domain-containing protein, translated as MAQIIDHIPTEQSESILCCYVNATSKMQIVRITNIRDWYFERVVFPGQRLMFEAPPQAQLEIHTGMMASAILSDTISCARLAVDPEENAPWEQQIAANPQAEQATAVTAGS; from the coding sequence ATGGCTCAGATCATCGATCATATTCCTACTGAACAATCCGAGTCGATTCTTTGCTGCTATGTGAATGCTACTAGCAAGATGCAAATTGTTCGAATTACTAATATACGTGACTGGTACTTTGAGCGTGTTGTCTTTCCGGGGCAGCGGTTGATGTTTGAAGCGCCGCCCCAAGCTCAGCTCGAGATTCATACTGGCATGATGGCTAGCGCCATTTTGTCCGACACGATTTCTTGCGCTCGCTTGGCGGTCGATCCCGAAGAAAATGCTCCCTGGGAACAGCAAATCGCTGCCAACCCTCAGGCTGAGCAAGCCACCGCCGTGACGGCTGGCTCTTAA
- a CDS encoding DUF924 family protein, with protein sequence MTTSQWPEAQAILNFWFDDPAAPDSEYGQQRQIWFRKDPDFDQQVRDRFLPLYEQARRGECDRWLAEPSATLALTILLDQFPRNMFRGTARCLEADDQALATAETAIARHYDQALLPVERVFFYLPFEHSENIEHQEQAVSLFETLVQVAPELQSTLDYAYRHRDVIAQFGRFPIAMRAWAALQPPPKVNFSNSPALAFSSAWSTKKVDNWWVID encoded by the coding sequence ATGACGACATCTCAGTGGCCAGAAGCGCAGGCAATTTTGAACTTTTGGTTTGATGATCCCGCTGCACCGGATAGCGAATATGGGCAACAGCGCCAAATCTGGTTTCGTAAAGATCCCGATTTTGATCAACAGGTGCGCGATCGCTTTTTACCGCTCTACGAGCAGGCGCGGCGGGGAGAGTGCGATCGCTGGCTGGCAGAACCCTCTGCCACCCTTGCCCTCACGATTTTGCTCGACCAATTTCCTCGGAATATGTTTCGGGGCACGGCCCGCTGCTTGGAGGCCGATGACCAGGCGTTGGCAACGGCAGAGACGGCGATCGCCCGCCATTATGACCAAGCTCTGCTCCCCGTCGAGCGCGTGTTCTTTTACCTGCCGTTTGAACACAGCGAAAACATCGAGCACCAAGAGCAGGCCGTCAGCCTGTTTGAAACTCTGGTACAAGTCGCACCAGAGTTACAGTCCACCCTCGATTATGCTTACCGCCACCGCGATGTCATTGCTCAATTTGGTCGTTTCCCCATCGCAATGAGAGCCTGGGCCGCTCTACAACCCCCGCCGAAAGTGAATTTCTCCAACAGCCCGGCTCTCGCTTTTAGCAGTGCTTGGAGCACAAAAAAAGTCGATAACTGGTGGGTTATCGACTGA
- the bchB gene encoding ferredoxin:protochlorophyllide reductase (ATP-dependent) subunit B, which produces MKLAYWMYAGPAHIGTLRIASSFKNVHAIMHAPLGDDYFNVMRSMLERERDFTPVTASIVDRHVLAQGSQEKVVDNIVRKDHEETPDLIVLTPTCTSSILQEDLQNFVERASLDAQCDVLLADVNHYRVNELQAADRTLQQIVRFYIDKARKKGDLLTERSEKPSVNIIGMTTLGFHNNHDRTELVKLMGDLGIEVNLVLPDKASVDQIKQLPRAWFNLVPYREVGPATANYLQEQFDQPTVDITPMGIVETARCIRRIQQVVNEQGAAVDYEAFIDEQTRFVSNAAWFSRSIDCQNLTGKKAVVFGDSTHAAAMTKILAREMGIHVVLAGTYCKYDEAWFRQQVSEYCDEVLISEDHGAIADKIATIEPAAIFGTQMERHVGKRLDIPCGVIAAPIHIQNFPVGYRPFLGYEGSNQLVDLIYNSFTLGMEDHLLEIFGGHDTKEVITKTVSADGDLTWTADAMTELKRVPGFVRGKVKRNTEKFARDHGHASIDVEVMYAAKEAVGA; this is translated from the coding sequence ATGAAACTGGCTTACTGGATGTATGCAGGGCCGGCCCACATTGGCACCCTCCGGATTGCCAGCTCATTTAAAAACGTGCATGCCATTATGCATGCACCTTTAGGTGACGACTATTTCAACGTCATGCGCTCAATGTTGGAGCGGGAACGCGACTTTACCCCCGTCACCGCCAGCATTGTCGATCGCCATGTGCTGGCCCAAGGCTCGCAAGAAAAGGTGGTCGATAATATCGTGCGCAAAGATCACGAAGAGACCCCGGATCTGATTGTGCTGACCCCCACTTGCACCTCCAGCATTTTGCAAGAAGATTTGCAGAACTTTGTGGAGCGGGCGAGTCTGGACGCCCAATGCGATGTCTTGCTGGCGGATGTAAATCATTACCGCGTCAACGAGTTGCAGGCAGCCGATCGCACCTTGCAGCAAATTGTGCGGTTTTACATCGACAAGGCCCGCAAAAAGGGCGACTTGCTGACCGAGCGCAGTGAAAAGCCTTCGGTCAACATTATTGGCATGACGACCCTTGGTTTTCACAACAACCACGATCGCACTGAACTGGTGAAGTTGATGGGCGATCTGGGCATCGAAGTCAATTTAGTGCTGCCTGATAAAGCCTCCGTCGATCAGATTAAGCAGTTGCCTCGGGCATGGTTCAACCTGGTGCCCTATCGGGAAGTGGGGCCAGCCACCGCCAACTATTTACAGGAACAGTTTGATCAGCCGACGGTCGATATTACCCCCATGGGCATTGTGGAGACCGCTCGCTGCATTCGCCGCATTCAACAAGTGGTGAATGAACAAGGCGCAGCCGTCGATTACGAAGCATTTATTGATGAGCAAACGCGGTTTGTCTCCAATGCAGCCTGGTTCTCGCGCTCCATCGACTGTCAAAACCTGACGGGTAAAAAGGCTGTGGTGTTTGGCGACAGCACCCACGCTGCGGCGATGACCAAGATTTTGGCCCGAGAGATGGGCATTCACGTCGTGCTCGCAGGCACTTACTGCAAATACGATGAAGCCTGGTTCCGGCAGCAGGTCAGCGAGTACTGTGACGAAGTGCTGATTAGCGAAGACCACGGCGCGATCGCGGACAAAATTGCCACGATTGAGCCCGCCGCCATCTTTGGCACCCAAATGGAACGCCATGTGGGTAAGCGCCTGGATATTCCCTGTGGGGTTATCGCGGCTCCTATCCATATCCAAAATTTCCCCGTTGGGTATCGCCCCTTCCTTGGTTATGAAGGCTCGAACCAGTTGGTGGATCTGATCTACAACTCCTTCACCCTGGGTATGGAAGATCATCTGCTGGAAATCTTTGGCGGTCACGACACCAAAGAAGTGATTACCAAGACCGTTTCAGCCGATGGTGATTTGACCTGGACGGCAGATGCCATGACGGAACTCAAGCGGGTGCCCGGCTTTGTGCGGGGCAAGGTGAAGCGCAACACCGAAAAGTTTGCCCGCGACCATGGTCATGCCAGCATTGATGTCGAAGTCATGTATGCCGCCAAAGAAGCGGTCGGCGCTTAG